From a single Halobellus ruber genomic region:
- a CDS encoding site-specific integrase, with translation MTEYVSESIERLRDRLEESDDISDADAEILRRFSDELRILGPSKYGDYAHEKYLMRLVAMAEGVGGLADAIEDEDAARRIVAWINTEKTGSPETNKDYRVALRQLGAVLTDGDDPPVSLAWVPGGYPDNYDPAPDPSDLVGWDEDVVPMIESCHNARDKAVIALAFDLGPRPHELYDLEVGAFADHKYGLQVTVEGKTGQRSPVLVPSVRYVTRWLDEHPGEDDDPFVSRLNRPEAVSNNYIRDIFKDAADRAGVEKPVTPRYFRKASASHLASKGVSQAHIEDHHGWTRGSDIAARYVAVFGDANDREIAAAHGVDVEQDEPTPIAPVPCPRCDADVPRHKDFCPECKQSMDVEATALVEEFSDLLDELLVDADDADERQDLIRARRRFESRPDDFSKDDLHRYLSSLSD, from the coding sequence ATGACCGAGTACGTCAGCGAATCGATCGAGCGCCTCCGGGACCGGCTTGAGGAGTCCGATGACATCAGTGACGCCGACGCAGAGATCCTGCGGCGGTTCTCCGATGAGTTGCGGATCCTCGGGCCCTCCAAATACGGCGACTACGCTCACGAGAAGTACCTGATGCGGCTGGTCGCGATGGCCGAAGGCGTTGGCGGCCTCGCGGATGCAATCGAGGACGAAGACGCCGCCCGCCGGATCGTCGCGTGGATCAACACCGAAAAGACCGGCTCGCCGGAGACGAACAAGGACTATCGCGTCGCCCTGCGGCAGCTCGGTGCGGTCCTGACCGACGGCGACGACCCGCCGGTCAGCCTCGCGTGGGTACCTGGCGGGTACCCCGACAACTACGATCCCGCCCCGGACCCCAGTGACCTCGTCGGCTGGGACGAGGATGTCGTGCCGATGATCGAAAGCTGCCACAATGCGCGCGACAAGGCTGTGATCGCCCTCGCCTTCGATCTCGGACCGCGACCCCACGAACTCTATGACCTGGAGGTGGGCGCCTTCGCCGACCACAAGTACGGCCTTCAGGTGACCGTCGAGGGGAAAACCGGACAGCGCTCGCCCGTCCTCGTGCCGTCGGTGCGGTACGTCACCCGGTGGCTCGACGAACATCCCGGCGAGGATGACGATCCCTTCGTTTCGCGGCTCAATCGTCCTGAAGCGGTCTCGAACAACTATATTCGCGACATCTTCAAGGATGCCGCCGATCGAGCCGGTGTCGAGAAACCCGTGACGCCCCGGTACTTCCGGAAGGCCTCGGCCTCGCATCTCGCCTCGAAGGGTGTCTCCCAGGCGCATATCGAGGACCACCACGGCTGGACTCGCGGGTCGGACATCGCCGCCCGGTACGTCGCGGTCTTCGGGGACGCCAACGACCGGGAGATCGCCGCCGCCCACGGCGTCGATGTCGAGCAGGACGAACCGACGCCGATCGCGCCGGTGCCGTGTCCCCGGTGCGACGCCGATGTCCCGCGACACAAGGATTTCTGCCCCGAATGCAAGCAGTCGATGGACGTCGAGGCGACGGCCCTCGTCGAGGAGTTCTCCGACCTGCTCGATGAGCTGCTGGTCGACGCCGACGACGCTGACGAACGGCAGGATTTGATCCGTGCCCGTCGCCGGTTCGAGTCCCGGCCGGACGATTTCTCGAAAGACGATCTCCATCGTTATCTCTCCTCTCTGAGTGACTGA
- a CDS encoding MarR family transcriptional regulator, which yields MTDTDILEALALSPDPVLVASEIAEEVDLTRQGAFNRLQELEETGLVSSAMKASARVWWITPDGKRQLSDSDSTHQT from the coding sequence GTGACAGATACCGACATTCTGGAAGCCCTGGCGTTATCTCCCGATCCTGTTCTCGTAGCCTCCGAAATTGCCGAAGAAGTTGATTTGACCCGACAGGGTGCCTTCAATCGGCTCCAAGAGCTTGAAGAAACTGGTTTGGTAAGCAGCGCAATGAAGGCCTCAGCTCGTGTGTGGTGGATCACGCCCGACGGCAAGCGTCAGCTCTCCGACTCCGACTCAACCCACCAAACATAG
- a CDS encoding restriction endonuclease: MGQFGDQYVVGEEYRNSTDLTTNEYRGWLNAPLDGGVSYRGIEALRNPHTGTCEFIILYSSSTTSTSHDPWEDIINLEDGIAYYWGDSKAGDGPDPLSRRGNRLVKEQYCSTYAQNNRDEAPPVLFQKERVGWVTFKGCCIIDGLNITRHRDEGETVVNYRIDLEILDTDTVDLEWIHRKSRTGYDAGGPEAWDHWVKTGTVQRYSIYNEQIRSKTNQQPDARLEPLHEDIRTRLDGTSKDRGQKLELLIERLLESMDNMSQVRRTPSSGDKGVDIIGQTNLLPDVTLGGNKTKLKFKAQVKNKKGSVGGRELSRLASRVGDGEIGLFFTMSHYTDAAQRESLSTYPIRLFAGGDIVDMLVQTDLTDGSRLNDQVVSEINDSV, translated from the coding sequence ATGGGTCAATTCGGCGACCAGTACGTCGTCGGTGAAGAATACCGGAACTCTACAGATCTTACTACCAATGAATATCGTGGGTGGTTGAACGCCCCCCTTGATGGCGGAGTTAGCTACCGTGGAATTGAGGCCCTACGCAACCCACATACTGGTACTTGTGAATTTATCATACTATACTCTTCAAGCACGACTTCTACTTCACACGATCCCTGGGAGGATATAATCAATCTCGAAGACGGTATTGCCTATTACTGGGGTGACTCGAAGGCTGGTGATGGACCGGATCCACTCAGCCGTCGTGGTAACCGACTTGTGAAAGAGCAGTATTGCTCCACCTACGCTCAGAATAATCGCGACGAAGCACCCCCAGTGTTGTTTCAGAAAGAACGTGTGGGTTGGGTAACGTTCAAAGGATGCTGTATCATTGACGGTCTGAATATTACCCGCCATAGAGATGAGGGCGAAACGGTTGTCAACTACCGGATTGATCTCGAAATTCTTGACACTGACACAGTTGATTTAGAGTGGATTCACCGCAAGAGTCGAACTGGATATGACGCTGGTGGACCCGAAGCGTGGGATCACTGGGTGAAGACTGGGACAGTCCAGCGCTATTCGATATACAACGAGCAGATCCGTTCGAAGACTAATCAACAGCCAGACGCCCGCTTAGAGCCGCTTCACGAGGATATACGAACCCGACTCGATGGAACTTCCAAGGACCGTGGGCAGAAGCTGGAGTTGCTGATCGAACGTTTGCTCGAAAGTATGGACAATATGTCTCAGGTCCGTCGAACGCCCTCGAGCGGCGATAAAGGTGTGGACATTATTGGTCAAACAAACTTGTTACCGGATGTGACACTTGGTGGTAACAAAACAAAACTCAAATTCAAAGCCCAAGTGAAAAACAAGAAAGGATCGGTCGGTGGCCGGGAACTGAGTCGTCTTGCTTCCCGAGTCGGTGACGGCGAAATTGGCTTGTTCTTCACTATGTCACACTACACGGACGCTGCCCAGCGAGAGAGCCTCTCCACCTATCCAATCCGGCTGTTCGCCGGTGGTGATATTGTTGATATGCTCGTCCAGACAGACCTCACCGATGGTTCACGGCTGAATGATCAGGTTGTCAGCGAAATCAACGACAGCGTATAA
- a CDS encoding type B DNA-directed DNA polymerase, translating to MTFSIDFLDDGRVLKWTKTDAGATAEMNDAYTPRFYVGPRDPETNVDLDGVRAFYDNHPDVDATAIVQRRPGFRREREAVLAVDVSHVGRVSTLAEQARQLPGAPIGDLACYNVDFSREFRYCLETGTDPTPTADLTTLRLSVPTPELGNETVGELTIGGEQVTGPPVDILNAVMGAVEDVDPDVLVCSTAEIVPTLHEMAETAGVEEFSLSRWPDTEYQQLASRSTFASYGRVGHSPARYNVPGRVFIDESNTFFFDETNLDGLLDLGERSRKPLQEAAWASIGNILTAIQIREAHDRDVLTPWNSWRHEFYKSMRTLHDADRGGFIFAPEVGIHEDVHELDFSSLYPNIICTRNVSPDVIRCDCHSDREDVPELGYAICDERGYLVDVLKPIIEDRDAIKEQIRTEKARPDPDADRLAELEGASDALKWILVACFGYQGFSNAKFGRIECHEAINAFAREILLTAKERLEAGGWRVVHGIVDSIWVTPDPDVSDVDRVDLDELAAELTDEVDIRLEYEAHYDWVAFVPQRNSEAGALTKYFGKLADSDEFKIRGIEARQRSTPPFVERVQRECLRVFAEERDPAAVLDRLDSAITRLHAGQVDPQALVERNRISKPLEAYTQTTQNVAALQRAAEQNVAVHPGQTIEYVVVDDEKASRDRVALAHEHPERYDPEYYEGLLIRAVESLLSPVGWERLDIQAALSKTQRTDLSTFSS from the coding sequence GTGACCTTCAGTATCGATTTTCTGGACGACGGCCGTGTCCTCAAATGGACGAAGACCGACGCCGGCGCCACGGCGGAGATGAACGACGCCTACACGCCGCGGTTCTACGTCGGGCCGAGGGATCCCGAGACGAACGTCGATCTGGATGGGGTGCGGGCGTTCTACGACAACCATCCGGACGTCGACGCGACAGCCATCGTCCAGCGACGTCCGGGCTTCAGACGGGAGCGAGAAGCCGTGCTGGCCGTCGATGTCAGCCACGTCGGCCGGGTGTCGACGCTCGCCGAGCAGGCCAGACAGCTCCCCGGTGCGCCAATCGGTGATCTCGCCTGCTACAACGTGGATTTCTCGCGGGAGTTCCGGTACTGCCTCGAAACAGGGACGGACCCGACGCCGACAGCGGACCTTACCACACTCCGGTTGAGTGTTCCAACGCCCGAACTCGGGAACGAGACGGTTGGAGAACTCACCATCGGCGGGGAACAGGTGACAGGCCCACCAGTGGATATCCTCAACGCGGTGATGGGGGCCGTCGAGGACGTCGACCCGGATGTCCTCGTCTGTTCGACCGCCGAGATTGTTCCCACCCTCCACGAGATGGCAGAGACAGCCGGCGTCGAGGAGTTCTCGCTCAGTCGGTGGCCCGACACGGAATATCAGCAACTCGCGAGTCGGTCGACCTTCGCCAGCTACGGACGCGTCGGCCACTCGCCAGCCCGGTACAACGTCCCGGGGCGGGTGTTCATCGACGAGTCGAATACGTTCTTCTTCGACGAGACCAACCTCGACGGACTTCTTGATCTCGGTGAGCGGTCGCGGAAGCCACTGCAGGAAGCTGCGTGGGCTTCCATTGGAAATATTCTCACTGCGATCCAGATTCGAGAGGCCCACGACCGGGATGTGCTGACACCGTGGAACTCCTGGCGACACGAGTTCTACAAGTCGATGCGGACGCTCCACGACGCCGATCGCGGGGGGTTCATCTTCGCGCCGGAGGTCGGCATCCACGAGGATGTCCACGAACTCGATTTTTCGAGTCTGTATCCGAACATCATCTGCACCCGAAACGTCTCGCCGGACGTCATCCGGTGTGACTGTCATTCCGACCGCGAGGACGTCCCCGAACTCGGCTATGCGATCTGTGATGAGCGGGGGTATCTCGTCGACGTCCTCAAGCCGATCATCGAAGATCGGGACGCGATCAAGGAGCAGATCCGGACCGAGAAAGCACGACCGGATCCGGATGCAGACCGGCTGGCCGAACTCGAGGGGGCGTCGGATGCGCTGAAGTGGATCCTCGTGGCCTGTTTTGGGTATCAGGGCTTCTCGAACGCCAAGTTCGGCCGGATCGAATGCCACGAGGCGATCAACGCCTTCGCCCGGGAGATCCTCCTGACCGCAAAGGAGCGGCTGGAGGCCGGCGGGTGGCGGGTCGTTCACGGGATCGTCGACTCGATCTGGGTGACGCCCGATCCCGACGTGAGTGACGTAGATCGGGTGGATCTCGATGAACTGGCTGCGGAGCTCACCGACGAGGTGGATATCCGCCTCGAATACGAGGCCCACTACGACTGGGTCGCCTTCGTTCCGCAACGGAATTCGGAGGCCGGGGCGCTGACGAAATACTTCGGCAAGCTTGCTGACTCGGATGAATTCAAAATCCGTGGCATCGAGGCTCGGCAGCGGTCAACCCCGCCGTTCGTCGAACGCGTCCAGCGGGAGTGTCTCCGGGTATTCGCTGAGGAACGCGATCCGGCCGCCGTGCTGGACCGACTCGACTCTGCGATCACTCGCCTCCACGCCGGCCAAGTCGATCCCCAAGCGCTGGTCGAGCGGAACCGCATCTCCAAGCCGCTCGAGGCATACACGCAAACCACTCAGAACGTTGCGGCTCTGCAGCGGGCCGCCGAGCAGAATGTTGCCGTCCATCCCGGGCAGACCATCGAATATGTAGTCGTCGACGACGAGAAGGCCTCCCGAGATCGGGTTGCCCTCGCGCACGAACACCCTGAGAGGTATGATCCTGAGTACTACGAGGGGCTGTTGATCCGGGCTGTTGAGAGTCTGCTTTCGCCAGTCGGGTGGGAGCGGTTGGATATTCAAGCGGCGCTCTCCAAAACGCAGCGGACAGACCTATCGACGTTTTCATCGTAA
- a CDS encoding Cdc6/Cdc18 family protein, producing MITHPRVFDDEWTPQELYHREGAVEVLSEAFDPATQGHAAKNVIIHGPSGVGKTVLAKHTMGRLEQHADVTTGLIEGLGTTTGAVLRRAVTVAARDTTPPQNATVEDLRWQLRECIEQPLILVLDEAEGLPSTDALDQLLAIEQLSIVAIVHDEDRWLARISDDARQAFAVSIGLDRYHINELAAILRARAEKGLAESVVTDTQLEHIADEVAGVARYGIQSLHAAAQLAAERDHWTIQEQDIEGSFARARRRIRRLNLRSLPVHHHVLYALIRDAGEISARTLHTRYDEIADICYRGTDLMPIGKRERRNKLQKLREYDLIERDGQTYWVCDAEIPAAIDVPAAESRN from the coding sequence ATGATCACGCATCCTCGCGTCTTCGACGACGAGTGGACGCCGCAAGAACTCTACCACCGCGAGGGTGCAGTTGAAGTTTTGTCAGAAGCGTTCGACCCCGCGACACAGGGCCACGCCGCAAAGAATGTCATCATTCACGGCCCCTCAGGGGTCGGGAAGACGGTTCTCGCGAAGCATACGATGGGCCGCCTCGAACAGCACGCAGATGTCACTACCGGCCTCATTGAGGGCCTCGGCACCACGACGGGGGCGGTACTCAGACGGGCGGTCACGGTCGCAGCCAGAGACACGACCCCACCGCAGAACGCGACCGTCGAGGACCTACGCTGGCAGTTGCGTGAGTGCATCGAGCAGCCATTGATTTTAGTCCTCGACGAGGCCGAGGGGTTGCCCTCCACGGATGCGCTTGATCAGCTCCTGGCGATCGAGCAGCTCTCCATCGTGGCGATCGTCCACGATGAAGATCGGTGGCTCGCACGCATCTCCGACGACGCCCGCCAGGCGTTCGCGGTCTCGATTGGGCTCGATCGCTACCATATCAACGAACTGGCCGCGATCCTCCGCGCCCGGGCCGAGAAGGGACTGGCCGAGTCGGTCGTCACCGATACTCAACTGGAACACATTGCTGATGAAGTCGCTGGCGTGGCTCGCTACGGCATCCAGTCGCTACACGCCGCAGCCCAACTGGCGGCCGAACGCGACCACTGGACCATCCAAGAGCAAGATATCGAAGGCTCGTTTGCGCGCGCTCGGCGGCGGATCCGCCGGCTGAATCTGCGGTCGCTCCCGGTCCATCATCACGTCCTCTACGCACTCATCCGCGACGCCGGCGAGATCAGCGCCCGCACACTCCACACCCGATACGACGAAATCGCAGACATCTGTTACCGCGGGACGGATCTGATGCCGATCGGGAAGCGCGAGCGGCGGAACAAACTCCAGAAGCTGCGCGAATATGATCTGATCGAGCGGGACGGCCAGACGTACTGGGTCTGCGACGCCGAGATTCCCGCTGCGATCGACGTACCCGCGGCGGAAAGTCGGAACTGA
- a CDS encoding DEAD/DEAH box helicase, whose translation MEALRAVYSAVDSIADGEPGVSVRRQEIRNHLKKNRQYDFGEGGIRGYPQLLTQLAAFRDQDQGYSLAPEFSPQKFTDADLFRRFENHLRREGAMTTPPSGRVKRDLMKYYMYRESGGLGKERRWYTTFWKDYLDETARAGDSYDARLRKTDSYLSTQSERRELFQSVLDRFPFESSDLQGLPIDVLRRMNNTESFTEAQRIRIASGSGISRLDLERLTTDQRQPYSFPRDFELYPWQQEAADQWFTSGLDGSKEPETGITQVITGAGKTVMALSIIQRWIDENPDGVISVLVPTNVLMQQWLTELTGTLNVPVSDIGWAGGGHKDSFTEDCRIIVSIVNSAVKDDYLGQDLNQAGTPPHLLIADECHRYTGEVFSNVFDYHRTATLGLSATPLSQTVHEPAFTDQLVQSDDFTVADSDSLLLQELGPVYYTLTYQEGLDRGLIPEFEINYIGFELTAAERHTYDKLTRQIGDALSDIRSRYGNRLATMGGEFNQNLQLLLQQEDLSTPEIADYFEYTSDRQQVVADATRRQAITLTLLERVIENDEKAIVFQERIEQLERMVAPFDRRGRDVRTDEVTDADYRTALYEQYPKLQQVDQEFEQLLSRAAYKPVMYHSGHSRPIWNDFAIRWFREGGFANVMLSVKALIEGVDVPSADIGIIRVSSSSVRQRIQTLGRVLRTGEDPDEKSELYVLYARDTVDEKIFSKHDWRDELANADVGHYIWEPDDSDQALSGRMREATDDELPDSGKYSPATVPDASELEVGDEYSGPQDGYRISVDSEGIPFEPGKNSRREITNPELQSAATFVHNLKDGGEIIINNAGHLLTRSPDGDILFVGTFDGDVDEIEYGEQTGRLSGDAPTDVDELLD comes from the coding sequence ATGGAAGCGTTGCGAGCCGTTTACAGCGCGGTGGACAGCATCGCTGATGGTGAGCCCGGTGTCAGCGTTCGCCGACAAGAGATCCGCAACCACCTCAAAAAAAACAGACAGTATGACTTCGGTGAAGGGGGTATCCGTGGATATCCACAGCTTTTGACCCAGCTTGCTGCGTTTCGTGATCAGGATCAAGGCTACAGCCTGGCCCCGGAATTCTCCCCGCAGAAGTTCACTGATGCGGATTTATTCCGTCGTTTCGAGAACCATCTCCGGCGTGAAGGGGCTATGACCACGCCCCCCTCCGGGCGTGTCAAGCGAGATCTAATGAAGTACTATATGTATCGAGAGTCCGGTGGTCTCGGAAAGGAACGCCGGTGGTATACCACCTTCTGGAAGGACTATCTCGATGAAACCGCCCGTGCTGGTGACTCATATGACGCTCGACTGCGCAAAACGGACAGCTACCTCTCAACACAATCCGAGCGCCGAGAACTCTTCCAGTCTGTGTTGGATAGATTCCCCTTCGAGTCCTCCGATCTTCAGGGATTACCTATCGATGTTCTGCGTCGGATGAACAATACTGAATCGTTCACCGAGGCACAGCGAATCCGGATTGCTTCCGGGTCAGGGATTAGCCGGCTGGATTTGGAACGGCTGACTACCGACCAGAGACAGCCCTACTCGTTCCCTCGAGACTTCGAATTGTATCCGTGGCAACAGGAGGCTGCCGATCAGTGGTTTACCTCAGGACTCGATGGGAGCAAAGAGCCGGAAACAGGTATCACGCAGGTCATCACAGGCGCAGGGAAGACCGTGATGGCATTGAGCATCATCCAACGATGGATCGACGAAAACCCGGACGGTGTAATCTCGGTCTTGGTGCCTACGAATGTTCTTATGCAACAGTGGTTGACTGAACTTACTGGAACCCTGAACGTTCCTGTCTCCGATATCGGATGGGCAGGCGGTGGTCACAAGGATTCCTTCACTGAGGACTGTCGAATCATCGTGAGTATCGTCAATAGCGCGGTCAAAGACGACTACCTTGGTCAAGATCTGAACCAAGCGGGGACACCTCCGCACTTGCTCATTGCCGATGAATGTCACCGGTATACCGGGGAGGTTTTTTCGAACGTATTCGATTATCACCGAACAGCCACTCTCGGCCTTTCAGCGACGCCGCTTTCACAAACCGTTCACGAGCCGGCTTTTACTGATCAGTTAGTCCAATCTGACGACTTTACCGTCGCCGATAGCGATTCACTGCTTCTACAAGAACTTGGGCCGGTCTATTACACTCTCACGTATCAGGAAGGCCTTGATCGAGGATTGATTCCTGAGTTTGAAATCAACTATATCGGATTTGAGCTAACCGCGGCTGAACGGCATACATACGATAAACTAACACGCCAAATTGGAGACGCGCTATCCGATATCCGATCTCGGTATGGCAACCGGTTGGCAACGATGGGGGGCGAATTTAATCAGAACCTTCAGTTGTTGCTCCAACAGGAGGATCTCTCCACCCCAGAGATTGCAGATTACTTCGAGTATACTAGCGACCGTCAGCAAGTCGTCGCCGACGCCACCCGGCGGCAAGCGATCACCCTCACGCTGTTGGAACGGGTTATAGAGAACGACGAGAAGGCGATCGTTTTCCAGGAACGTATTGAGCAGCTCGAGCGGATGGTTGCTCCGTTTGATCGTCGTGGACGGGATGTTCGGACCGATGAGGTGACCGATGCAGACTACCGGACCGCTCTCTATGAGCAATACCCGAAATTACAGCAAGTTGATCAGGAGTTTGAGCAACTCCTGTCTCGAGCTGCCTACAAACCGGTAATGTATCATTCAGGACACTCACGCCCGATTTGGAATGATTTTGCTATCAGGTGGTTCCGTGAGGGTGGCTTCGCCAATGTGATGTTGAGTGTAAAGGCCCTTATTGAGGGTGTTGACGTCCCAAGCGCGGATATTGGGATCATCAGAGTTTCAAGTAGCAGTGTCCGCCAACGGATTCAGACGCTGGGCCGTGTTTTACGAACTGGCGAGGATCCAGATGAGAAGTCAGAACTGTATGTGCTCTACGCTCGCGACACTGTCGATGAGAAAATATTCAGTAAACACGATTGGCGCGATGAACTCGCAAATGCCGACGTTGGACACTATATCTGGGAACCTGATGACTCCGATCAAGCACTCTCAGGTCGGATGCGAGAAGCAACAGACGATGAACTCCCAGATTCTGGAAAATATTCACCTGCGACCGTTCCGGACGCCTCGGAGTTAGAGGTGGGTGATGAGTACTCGGGTCCACAGGATGGGTATCGAATCAGTGTTGATTCAGAGGGCATACCATTCGAACCTGGGAAGAATTCGCGTCGCGAAATTACCAATCCAGAGCTACAGAGCGCAGCTACATTCGTTCATAATCTCAAAGATGGCGGAGAGATCATCATCAACAACGCTGGGCACCTCCTGACGCGGTCGCCAGATGGAGACATTCTGTTCGTTGGTACCTTTGACGGTGACGTCGACGAGATCGAGTATGGGGAGCAGACCGGCAGACTCAGCGGGGACGCCCCAACCGATGTTGATGAATTGCTTGACTGA